DNA sequence from the Thermoanaerobacterales bacterium genome:
GGTTTTCTCGTCCGTCTGGGGGTTGTAGACAAACGTGAAGAGTTCGTTGCCCACGGCGTCAAAATTGATAATAAAGCCGTTCTTTAGGGTGACCTCGATCTGGTCCTCGTGGCCGTAATTAATCTTGTGCAACCCGTTCCCTCCTTCCACCTTCCATTAACACTAATGTAACGGTAAACGCACAATATCGCAAGATATGTAGAGTAAAATGGCGTGAAAACACCAGAGTTGTCACTACGGCGCTATAACAATGCCGGTGTCTTTTTCCCGTTCCCGCGCCAGATCGCGCACCGCCCGGTCGCTCAAGATGCGGTCGGGAATCAGTTCGGCGAGAGGGACGAGGACGAATGCCCGTTCCGCCATGCGGGGGTGGGGAACGGTCAGCGCGGGGTTATCGAGTGTGAGGTCATCGTAAAGGAGCAGGTCGAGGTCGATGGTCCGCGGCCCCCAGCGGACGGTACGGACGCGGCCGAGTTCATCCTCGATGCGCTGCATAACGGCCAGAAGGTCCGCGGGGGCCAGGGCGGTCTCCACCTCGGCCACCGTGTTCAGGAAGTCGGGCTGCGCGGTATAGCCCACGGGGGCCGTCTCATAGATGGAGGCCACGCGGCTTACACGGACACCCGGAGCAGCGTCAAGCAAGGCCAGAGCGCGGTCCAGGTTCGCCCGGCGGTCGCCCAGGTTGGTCCCCAGGCCGATATAAGCCAGGGCCACCTCTTATTCTCCCTCCCCGCCCCGGCGTTCCCGGACGATTTCGACGCTCGCCGCGGCCAGCGGCCCGGGGATCGGCGGCCGCGGTTTTGTGACACGGACCCGCACGCGCTGCACCGGCGCGAACCCGTCCAGGACCAGGCGCGCCACGTCCTCGGCCACGGCCTCCAGGAGCCTCCGGCGGCGGCCCGTGGCGGCCTCGCGCACCAGGGTGTAGACCGCCGCGTAGTCGACGGTCCGGGAGAGGTCGTCCTCCCTGCCGGCGGGGCCCAGGTCGAGCGCCATCTCCACGTCCACCGTCAACGGCTGGCCGAGGGCCTGCTCCGCCTCATCCACGCCATGGTAGGTGTAGAACTGCATGCCCTCGAGGATAATACTATCCATTCTCCTCATCCCACCCCCGCGCGATGGCGTCGGCCATCCGCGCTACGCGCACCATCTCCTTGACGTCGTGGACCCGGACGATGTCGGCGCCGTACGCGACACCGACGGCCACCGCGGCCGCCGTGCCCTCGACGCGGTCCTCCACCGGCAGGCCGAGCACCTTGCCGATTACCGACTTGCGCGAGGGGCCGATGAGGATCGGCAGGCCCAGACCCCGGAGCGCCGCCAGGTTGCGCAGGACCTCCAGGTTCTGCTCCGGCGTCTTGCCGAACCCGAGCCCCGGATCGACGATAATCTTCTCCCGCGGCAGACCGGCCGCCTCGGCGCGGGCGACCCGGCCGTCCAGG
Encoded proteins:
- the folK gene encoding 2-amino-4-hydroxy-6-hydroxymethyldihydropteridine diphosphokinase, producing the protein MALAYIGLGTNLGDRRANLDRALALLDAAPGVRVSRVASIYETAPVGYTAQPDFLNTVAEVETALAPADLLAVMQRIEDELGRVRTVRWGPRTIDLDLLLYDDLTLDNPALTVPHPRMAERAFVLVPLAELIPDRILSDRAVRDLAREREKDTGIVIAP
- the folB gene encoding dihydroneopterin aldolase; the protein is MDSIILEGMQFYTYHGVDEAEQALGQPLTVDVEMALDLGPAGREDDLSRTVDYAAVYTLVREAATGRRRRLLEAVAEDVARLVLDGFAPVQRVRVRVTKPRPPIPGPLAAASVEIVRERRGGEGE